From Solidesulfovibrio carbinoliphilus subsp. oakridgensis, the proteins below share one genomic window:
- the lhgO gene encoding L-2-hydroxyglutarate oxidase, with protein sequence MRAHTVIVGAGILGLTLARELLARGGDGIVLLDKEAGPGRHASGRNSGVLHAGIYYAPDTLRAKTCLAGNRLMQAYCLERGLPLSRCGKVIVARSEAELPGLIALRDRALANGATVRLVDERELAEIEPQARTAGQALFSPETAVVDPKAILAALARDVEMSGRARILWNTRAVGPKRPGVLATQAGDIEYQRLANVAGAYADKLAHAFSLGRNYRLVPFKGVYRKLRPQAARLVRGNIYPVPDPRNPFLGIHFTRSLSGEVSIGPTSIPAFGRENYGLLSGLDLEAASILLRDALLFAVNPGFRSVALSEPRKYLSAPFFADASRLLRDLKPEDVVPSDKVGIRPQLVDVKASRLVSDFVPEEGPRELHVLGAISPAFTASMAFAPWLADRLAGLAG encoded by the coding sequence ATGCGCGCCCACACCGTCATCGTCGGAGCCGGCATCCTCGGCCTGACCCTGGCCCGGGAACTGCTGGCCCGGGGCGGGGACGGCATTGTCTTGCTTGACAAGGAGGCCGGGCCCGGCCGCCACGCCTCGGGACGCAACAGCGGCGTGCTCCACGCCGGCATCTACTACGCCCCGGACACCCTGCGGGCCAAGACCTGCCTGGCCGGCAACCGCCTCATGCAGGCCTACTGCCTGGAACGCGGCCTGCCCCTTTCCCGGTGCGGCAAGGTCATTGTGGCCCGCAGCGAGGCCGAGCTGCCGGGACTTATCGCCCTTCGCGACCGGGCTCTCGCCAACGGCGCCACCGTGCGGCTGGTGGACGAACGGGAACTGGCGGAAATCGAGCCCCAGGCCCGGACCGCCGGGCAGGCCCTTTTTTCCCCGGAAACGGCCGTGGTCGATCCCAAGGCCATCCTGGCCGCCCTGGCCCGGGACGTGGAAATGTCGGGCCGGGCCCGCATCCTGTGGAACACCCGGGCCGTCGGCCCCAAACGGCCGGGGGTCCTGGCCACCCAAGCCGGGGATATCGAATACCAACGGCTGGCCAACGTGGCGGGGGCCTATGCCGACAAGCTGGCCCACGCCTTCAGCCTTGGCCGGAACTACCGGCTCGTGCCCTTCAAGGGCGTCTACCGGAAGCTGCGGCCCCAGGCGGCCCGGCTGGTCCGCGGCAACATCTACCCCGTGCCGGACCCCAGGAACCCCTTTCTCGGGATCCACTTCACCCGCAGCCTGTCCGGCGAGGTCTCCATCGGCCCGACCTCCATTCCGGCCTTTGGCCGGGAGAACTACGGCCTCCTCTCGGGCCTGGACCTGGAGGCCGCCTCCATCCTCCTTCGCGACGCCCTCCTTTTCGCCGTCAACCCGGGTTTCCGCTCGGTGGCCCTGTCCGAACCGCGCAAATACCTGTCTGCGCCTTTCTTCGCCGACGCCTCGCGGCTCTTGCGCGATCTGAAGCCGGAAGACGTAGTTCCGTCGGACAAGGTCGGCATCCGCCCCCAGCTCGTGGACGTCAAAGCGAGCCGGCTCGTTTCCGACTTCGTGCCGGAAGAGGGCCCGCGCGAACTCCACGTCCTCGGAGCCATCTCCCCGGCCTTCACCGCCTCCATGGCCTTCGCCCCCTGGCTGGCCGACCGGCTGGCCGGGCTGGCCGGCTGA
- a CDS encoding GGDEF domain-containing protein has product MQFSPRLEQGFIPEAGMPRGRHVPELLRGPRRELVAGHVGRGGFLGLVLLQIHDFSLLRRVFRPEVAEALAESLAGEVDQVARERLSGFPVCFVETLEPSRVLVVLGGQAAVPEELERTAAALRLEARSRLREASVRLTGQDPEIRCGAAQVLAQGVAGLDVALIAALAEASRQAGHAGGKTVAPALREFREILELGRVRAVYQPIVNLRSGSVFAWEALARGPAGTTLASPAMLFDVAEEAGAIFALEKVCREAAIRGFAPREQGAKLFCNVHPRTLLDPAFTPGETRRLLDKYGMEPREVVLEITERHSVKDFNLFHRTLAHYRDAGYGVAVDDVGTGYSGLVSIAEIQPDFMKIDMSLVRGIDTNPVKRALLETLLTFADKVGCRMVAEGIETEAELACLIRLGVHFGQGYFLGRPADAPSQPGEACRLAITRGASQAADGSKCSLPINDLAERPHQVPLAATVGEVKQFFDGNEDIHAVAVVEAGRPEGLIMSHHLDRLLSSQYGLALFLRRDVSRIMDCSPLAVEWDTPVEVAAQAAMARDRDKLYDPILVTCRGRLSGMVSVQKILDTLACVQVEMAKGANPLTGLPGNVAIEREIARRAESARPTSFIYADLDNFKVFNDVYGFQDGDKAILMTARILGEALAAHGGPDDFVGHVGGDDFVLLCQADSVDPVCEAVVRAFAAASPALYSAEDRERGYIEGQGRDGREGRFDLLTISIGVIDCAFAVPVTMDELGLRAAAVKKYAKSRPGNSFVRDRRAPLGLVEEEARPARA; this is encoded by the coding sequence ATGCAGTTTTCACCGCGTTTGGAACAGGGCTTCATTCCCGAAGCCGGCATGCCGCGGGGGCGCCATGTCCCGGAACTCCTGCGGGGGCCGCGCCGGGAACTGGTGGCCGGCCATGTGGGCCGGGGCGGGTTTCTCGGCCTAGTCCTCCTGCAGATCCACGATTTCTCCCTCCTGCGTCGGGTTTTTCGGCCTGAGGTGGCCGAGGCCCTGGCCGAGTCCCTGGCCGGGGAGGTGGACCAGGTGGCCCGGGAGCGCCTCTCCGGTTTTCCGGTCTGCTTTGTGGAGACCCTGGAGCCGTCGCGGGTGCTGGTGGTACTCGGCGGGCAGGCCGCCGTCCCGGAGGAACTCGAACGCACGGCTGCGGCCCTGCGCCTGGAGGCCCGCAGCCGCCTGCGCGAGGCCTCGGTCCGCCTGACCGGCCAGGATCCCGAGATCCGTTGCGGCGCGGCCCAGGTCCTGGCCCAGGGCGTGGCCGGCTTGGACGTGGCGCTGATCGCCGCCCTGGCCGAGGCTTCGCGCCAGGCCGGCCACGCCGGGGGCAAGACCGTGGCCCCAGCCCTGCGGGAATTCCGGGAGATCCTCGAACTCGGCCGGGTCCGGGCCGTGTACCAGCCCATCGTCAACCTGCGTTCCGGGTCGGTCTTCGCCTGGGAGGCCCTGGCCCGGGGGCCGGCCGGCACCACGCTGGCCTCGCCGGCCATGCTCTTTGACGTGGCCGAGGAGGCCGGGGCCATCTTCGCCCTGGAAAAGGTCTGCCGCGAGGCGGCCATCCGGGGCTTCGCCCCCAGGGAGCAGGGGGCCAAGCTTTTCTGCAACGTCCACCCGCGCACGCTCCTCGACCCGGCGTTTACCCCGGGCGAGACGCGCCGGCTGCTCGACAAGTACGGCATGGAGCCGCGCGAGGTGGTCCTCGAGATCACCGAGCGCCATAGCGTCAAGGATTTCAACCTCTTCCACCGCACCCTGGCCCACTACCGCGACGCCGGCTACGGCGTGGCCGTGGATGACGTGGGCACGGGCTACTCCGGGCTCGTGTCCATCGCCGAGATCCAGCCGGATTTCATGAAGATCGACATGTCCCTCGTGCGCGGCATCGACACCAACCCGGTCAAGCGGGCCCTCCTCGAAACGCTCTTGACCTTTGCCGACAAGGTGGGCTGCCGCATGGTGGCCGAGGGCATCGAGACCGAGGCGGAGCTGGCCTGCCTCATCCGGCTCGGCGTCCATTTCGGCCAGGGCTATTTCCTGGGCCGGCCGGCCGACGCGCCGAGCCAGCCCGGGGAGGCCTGCCGGCTGGCCATCACCCGGGGGGCGAGCCAGGCCGCCGACGGCTCCAAGTGCTCCCTGCCCATAAACGACCTGGCCGAGCGGCCGCACCAGGTGCCGCTCGCGGCCACGGTCGGCGAGGTCAAGCAGTTTTTCGACGGCAACGAGGACATCCACGCCGTGGCCGTGGTCGAGGCCGGCCGGCCCGAGGGGCTCATCATGAGCCACCACCTGGACAGGCTACTCAGCTCCCAGTACGGGCTGGCCCTTTTCCTGCGCCGCGACGTCAGCCGGATCATGGACTGTTCACCCCTGGCCGTGGAGTGGGACACGCCCGTGGAAGTGGCGGCCCAGGCGGCCATGGCCCGGGACCGGGACAAGCTCTACGACCCGATTCTGGTCACCTGCCGGGGGCGGCTTTCCGGCATGGTGTCGGTGCAAAAGATCCTCGACACCCTGGCCTGCGTCCAGGTGGAGATGGCCAAGGGGGCCAATCCCCTGACCGGGCTGCCCGGCAATGTGGCCATTGAGCGCGAGATCGCCAGAAGGGCCGAATCGGCCCGGCCGACCTCGTTCATTTACGCCGATCTGGATAATTTCAAGGTCTTCAACGACGTTTACGGCTTCCAGGACGGGGACAAGGCCATCCTCATGACCGCCCGCATCCTCGGCGAGGCCCTGGCCGCCCACGGCGGGCCGGACGACTTCGTCGGCCATGTCGGGGGCGACGATTTCGTGCTCCTGTGCCAGGCCGACTCCGTGGACCCCGTCTGCGAGGCCGTGGTCCGGGCCTTCGCCGCCGCCTCCCCGGCCCTTTACAGCGCCGAGGACCGGGAACGCGGCTACATCGAGGGCCAGGGCCGCGACGGCCGGGAGGGCCGCTTCGACCTGCTCACCATCTCCATCGGCGTCATCGACTGCGCTTTTGCCGTGCCCGTGACCATGGACGAGCTGGGCCTGCGGGCGGCGGCGGTGAAAAAATACGCCAAATCCCGGCCCGGCAACTCGTTCGTGCGCGACCGCCGGGCCCCGCTCGGGCTGGTCGAGGAAGAAGCGCGGCCGGCCAGGGCGTAG
- the gpmA gene encoding 2,3-diphosphoglycerate-dependent phosphoglycerate mutase — MHTLVLLRHGQSAWNLENRFTGWTDVGLTEAGQAEAASAARLLADGGYDFDACLTSVLSRAIKTLDIVLDGMDRLWLPVTKSWRLNERHYGALQGLNKAETAARYGDEQVFVWRRSFDTRPPALAPDDARFPGRDRRYAGLTDAELPRTECLKDTVARVLPFWNDTMAPAIRSGTRLLVAAHGNSIRALVKYLDAVSDADITELNIPTGVPLVYELDDSLRPLRHFYLGDPEAIAKSVAAVAAQGKAK; from the coding sequence ATGCACACCCTGGTACTGCTTCGCCACGGACAAAGCGCCTGGAACCTGGAAAACCGCTTCACCGGCTGGACCGACGTCGGCCTGACCGAAGCGGGCCAGGCCGAGGCGGCCTCGGCCGCCAGGCTCCTCGCCGACGGCGGCTACGACTTCGACGCCTGCCTGACCTCGGTCCTGTCCCGGGCCATAAAGACCCTGGACATCGTCCTTGACGGCATGGACCGGCTGTGGCTGCCCGTCACCAAGTCCTGGAGACTCAACGAACGCCACTACGGGGCCCTGCAAGGCCTCAACAAGGCCGAGACGGCCGCCCGATACGGCGACGAGCAGGTCTTCGTCTGGCGCCGGAGCTTCGACACCCGGCCTCCGGCGCTTGCTCCGGACGATGCCCGCTTCCCCGGCCGCGACCGCCGCTACGCCGGCCTCACCGACGCCGAACTGCCGCGCACCGAGTGCCTCAAGGACACCGTGGCCCGGGTCCTGCCCTTCTGGAACGACACCATGGCCCCGGCCATCCGTTCCGGGACCCGCCTGCTCGTGGCCGCCCACGGCAACTCCATCCGCGCCCTGGTCAAATACCTCGATGCCGTCAGCGACGCGGACATCACGGAACTCAACATCCCGACCGGCGTGCCGCTGGTCTACGAACTCGACGACAGCCTAAGGCCGCTTCGCCACTTCTACCTCGGCGACCCCGAGGCCATCGCCAAAAGTGTGGCCGCCGTGGCCGCCCAGGGCAAGGCGAAGTAA
- the thiC gene encoding phosphomethylpyrimidine synthase ThiC — MSICSKNSICSDILRTHMGKLGQSDGLAPETILAAVDAGTMVVLANPAHKGVTPTLIGQPARVKVNANIGTSMLVTDVAMELEKAKLAKKAGAHALMDLSTAGDLTEIRKSILAATDLPLGTVPLYAVAQRHVAKGKDPSDFGEDEIIAEIAEQAASGVDFMTLHCGVTRRGVELAAESGRVTGIVSRGGSILGRWMRRHEAENPFLTRYDDILDLCLAHNVTISLGDGLRPGCGADAGDGAQWEEVINLGRLADRAKARGVQTMIEGPGHVPLHLVQGQIQGIKRLTGGAPLYVLGPLTTDCAPGYDHIAGAIGGAMAAYFGADFLCYLTPAEHLTLPGPDDVWAGIKASLVAAQSAETALGRPAAVARDLGMSKARADLDWEAMASFSLDPDLLHKRRAMHSKEKECAMCGALCAMRMMTGENFECPSPKDGEAK, encoded by the coding sequence ATGTCCATCTGCAGCAAAAACTCCATCTGTTCCGATATCCTGCGCACCCACATGGGAAAGCTCGGCCAGTCCGACGGGCTGGCTCCGGAAACCATCCTGGCCGCGGTTGACGCCGGCACCATGGTCGTCCTTGCCAATCCCGCCCACAAGGGCGTCACCCCGACCTTGATCGGCCAGCCGGCCCGGGTCAAGGTCAACGCCAACATCGGCACCTCCATGCTGGTGACCGACGTGGCCATGGAGCTCGAAAAGGCCAAACTCGCCAAGAAGGCCGGGGCCCACGCCCTCATGGACCTGTCCACGGCCGGCGACCTGACCGAAATCCGCAAGAGCATCCTGGCCGCCACCGACCTGCCGCTCGGCACGGTGCCCCTGTACGCCGTGGCCCAGCGCCACGTGGCCAAGGGCAAGGACCCGAGCGATTTCGGGGAAGACGAGATCATCGCCGAGATCGCCGAACAGGCGGCCAGCGGCGTGGACTTCATGACGCTGCACTGCGGGGTCACCCGCCGGGGCGTGGAACTGGCCGCCGAGTCCGGCCGGGTGACGGGCATCGTCTCGCGCGGCGGCTCGATCCTCGGCCGCTGGATGCGCCGCCACGAGGCCGAAAACCCGTTTCTGACCCGCTACGACGACATCCTCGACCTCTGCCTGGCCCACAACGTGACCATCAGCCTCGGCGACGGCCTGCGTCCCGGCTGCGGCGCCGACGCCGGAGACGGGGCCCAGTGGGAAGAGGTGATAAACCTCGGCCGGCTGGCCGACCGGGCCAAGGCCCGCGGCGTCCAGACCATGATCGAGGGACCGGGCCACGTGCCGCTCCACCTCGTCCAGGGCCAGATCCAGGGCATCAAGCGCCTGACCGGCGGGGCCCCGCTCTACGTTCTCGGGCCGCTGACCACGGACTGCGCCCCGGGCTACGACCACATCGCCGGGGCCATCGGCGGGGCCATGGCCGCCTATTTCGGCGCGGATTTCCTGTGCTACCTGACCCCGGCCGAGCACCTCACCCTGCCCGGCCCCGATGACGTCTGGGCCGGCATCAAGGCCAGCCTGGTGGCCGCCCAGAGCGCGGAAACGGCCCTCGGCCGGCCGGCGGCCGTGGCCCGCGATCTTGGCATGTCCAAGGCCCGGGCCGACCTCGACTGGGAGGCCATGGCCTCCTTCTCCCTGGACCCGGACCTGCTCCACAAGCGTCGGGCCATGCACAGCAAGGAAAAGGAATGCGCCATGTGCGGGGCTCTTTGCGCCATGCGCATGATGACCGGCGAGAACTTCGAATGCCCGTCCCCCAAGGACGGCGAGGCCAAATAA
- the rpmE gene encoding 50S ribosomal protein L31 — protein MNKDIQPKTFKATIRCNCGFEAQAISTKGELMLVEVCSNCHPFYTGKQRFLDTAGRIDRFRKKYAKFDQPKA, from the coding sequence ATGAACAAGGATATTCAGCCCAAGACCTTCAAGGCCACCATCCGCTGCAACTGCGGGTTCGAAGCCCAGGCCATTTCCACCAAGGGCGAGCTGATGCTCGTGGAAGTCTGCTCCAACTGCCATCCGTTCTACACCGGCAAGCAGCGTTTCCTCGACACCGCCGGCCGCATCGACCGCTTCCGGAAAAAGTACGCCAAGTTCGACCAGCCCAAGGCCTAG
- a CDS encoding DUF1385 domain-containing protein, producing the protein MKRTGFLLPLLFAAPTVGGQAVMEGVMMRDRERLAIAVRKPGGDIHLDVRPWFTLTAAKILRKPFLRGFPILLETLVNGIKALNFSAQMAVEEDGDEGEIGPWAMGLTLAASIGFALLLFVVTPHLFSLGMKAAGLSGGVEALSFHVWDGLFKMLLFLGYILAISYLPDVRRVFEYHGAEHKVIWAYEQGAELSPAGARGFSRLHPRCGTAFLLFVLAISIVLYAFLIPWLLTFYAPATGWIKQAYIVALKLALMAPVSAVAYEVIKVAGKFHTSLVCRLISAPGLLMQLLTTKEPDDRQIEVALAALRGAVDRQPAS; encoded by the coding sequence ATGAAGCGCACCGGATTCCTCCTGCCCCTCCTTTTCGCCGCACCGACCGTGGGTGGTCAGGCCGTCATGGAAGGGGTGATGATGCGCGACCGGGAGCGGCTGGCTATTGCCGTGCGAAAGCCGGGTGGCGACATCCATCTCGACGTGCGCCCCTGGTTCACCCTGACCGCCGCCAAAATCCTGCGCAAACCCTTTTTGCGCGGGTTTCCCATCCTGCTCGAAACCCTGGTCAACGGCATCAAGGCGCTTAATTTCTCGGCCCAGATGGCCGTGGAAGAGGACGGGGACGAAGGCGAGATCGGGCCGTGGGCCATGGGCCTGACGCTGGCCGCGTCCATCGGCTTCGCCTTGCTGCTGTTCGTGGTGACGCCGCATCTTTTTTCCCTGGGCATGAAGGCGGCCGGCCTGTCCGGCGGCGTGGAGGCCTTAAGCTTCCACGTCTGGGACGGCCTTTTCAAGATGCTGCTTTTTCTCGGCTACATCCTGGCCATCTCCTACCTGCCGGACGTGCGCCGGGTTTTCGAGTACCACGGGGCCGAACACAAGGTCATCTGGGCCTACGAGCAGGGCGCGGAACTGTCCCCGGCCGGAGCGCGCGGCTTCTCCCGCCTGCACCCCCGGTGCGGCACGGCCTTCCTGCTCTTCGTGCTGGCCATCTCCATCGTGCTCTACGCCTTTCTGATCCCCTGGCTCCTGACTTTTTACGCGCCCGCGACCGGCTGGATCAAGCAGGCCTACATCGTGGCCCTGAAGCTCGCGCTCATGGCGCCGGTCAGCGCCGTGGCCTACGAAGTCATCAAAGTGGCGGGCAAGTTTCACACCAGCCTCGTCTGCCGCCTGATTTCGGCCCCCGGGCTCTTGATGCAGCTCCTGACCACCAAGGAACCCGACGACCGGCAGATCGAGGTGGCCCTGGCCGCCCTTCGCGGCGCGGTGGATCGTCAGCCGGCTTCCTGA
- the prfA gene encoding peptide chain release factor 1, translating to MFAKLESLERKYVELEKQLSDPSVVNDQERYRKLTKAHADMADMMAAFREHKQLSRDLEENQEMAQDPDPEMRELALAEIKAIKEALPEIEARLKLLLLPKDPMDDKNILLEIRAGTGGEEAALFAGDLFRMYCRYAEARRWKVELMSQSETGSGGYKEVIASIAGDKVYSRLKYESGAHRVQRVPATESQGRIHTSAVTVAIMPEAEEVDVAIDPNDLRIDVYRSSGPGGQSVNTTDSAVRVTHVPSGLVVICQDEKSQHKNKAKALKVLRSRLLQIEQEKQRLEQEATRRSQVGTGDRSERIRTYNFPQSRVTDHRINLTLYRLEAVLEGDLDELCEGLIAHYQSEALKAQADIG from the coding sequence ATGTTCGCCAAACTCGAGAGCCTCGAACGCAAATACGTGGAGCTGGAAAAACAGCTTTCCGATCCCTCCGTGGTCAACGACCAGGAACGCTACCGCAAGTTGACCAAGGCCCACGCCGACATGGCCGATATGATGGCCGCCTTTCGGGAGCACAAGCAACTGTCGCGCGACCTGGAAGAAAACCAGGAAATGGCCCAGGACCCGGACCCGGAAATGCGGGAGCTGGCCCTGGCCGAAATCAAGGCCATCAAGGAGGCCCTGCCCGAAATCGAAGCCCGCTTGAAGCTTTTGCTCCTGCCCAAGGACCCCATGGACGACAAGAACATCCTTCTTGAAATCCGGGCCGGCACCGGCGGCGAGGAAGCGGCGCTTTTCGCGGGAGACCTCTTTCGCATGTACTGCCGGTACGCCGAAGCCCGGCGCTGGAAGGTCGAACTCATGAGCCAGTCCGAAACCGGCTCCGGCGGCTACAAGGAAGTCATCGCCTCCATTGCCGGCGACAAGGTCTACAGCCGCCTCAAATACGAATCCGGGGCCCACCGCGTCCAGCGCGTGCCGGCCACCGAATCGCAAGGCCGCATCCATACCTCGGCCGTCACGGTCGCCATCATGCCCGAAGCCGAGGAAGTCGACGTGGCCATCGATCCCAACGACCTGCGCATCGACGTCTACCGGTCGAGCGGTCCCGGCGGCCAGTCCGTCAACACCACCGACTCGGCCGTGCGCGTCACCCACGTCCCCTCGGGACTGGTCGTCATCTGCCAGGACGAAAAATCCCAGCACAAAAACAAGGCCAAGGCCTTAAAGGTCCTGCGCTCCCGCCTGCTCCAGATCGAACAGGAAAAGCAGCGTCTGGAACAGGAAGCCACCCGCCGCTCCCAGGTCGGCACCGGCGACCGGTCCGAACGCATCCGGACCTACAATTTCCCCCAGAGCCGCGTCACCGACCACCGCATCAACCTGACGCTCTACCGCCTGGAAGCCGTGCTCGAAGGCGACCTCGACGAACTGTGCGAGGGGCTGATCGCCCACTACCAGTCCGAAGCCCTGAAAGCCCAGGCCGACATCGGGTAG
- the prmC gene encoding peptide chain release factor N(5)-glutamine methyltransferase: MTADIHTPDSTPPAATSAKRAPTIREILQKTETYLAGKGVDAPKLSAQLLLAHSLGLDRLGLILAMDRPLTPDELDAFRPLVARRGRGEPVAYLLGEREFYGLDFRVTPDTLIPRPETELIVDRALALFPAGNVAAFADLGTGSGCLAVTLASKFPAAVGLALDRSPNALAVARENAARHGVADRLAFVEADFAALPARDGGYGLVVSNPPYVSQAEYGECSREVRDFEPLAALVPGETGLEAVPVVAQAAFDALAPGGWLLVEIGWKQGGEAADILAASGFADVAVRRDLAGCDRVVEGRRP, translated from the coding sequence ATGACCGCCGACATCCACACCCCCGACAGCACTCCCCCTGCCGCCACCTCCGCCAAACGCGCCCCGACCATCCGGGAGATCCTGCAAAAGACGGAAACCTACCTCGCCGGCAAGGGCGTGGACGCGCCGAAGCTGTCGGCCCAACTGCTGCTGGCGCACAGCCTGGGGCTGGACCGGCTGGGGCTGATCCTGGCCATGGACCGGCCTCTCACGCCGGACGAGCTGGACGCCTTCCGGCCGCTGGTGGCCCGGCGGGGCCGGGGAGAGCCGGTGGCTTATCTGCTGGGGGAACGGGAGTTCTACGGCCTGGATTTTCGCGTCACCCCGGACACGCTCATTCCGCGGCCCGAGACCGAACTGATCGTGGACCGGGCCCTGGCCCTTTTTCCGGCCGGGAATGTGGCCGCGTTTGCCGATCTTGGCACGGGGTCGGGCTGCCTGGCCGTGACGCTGGCAAGCAAGTTCCCGGCGGCCGTGGGCCTGGCCCTGGACAGAAGCCCGAACGCTCTGGCCGTGGCCCGGGAGAACGCCGCGCGGCACGGGGTGGCGGACCGGCTGGCGTTCGTGGAGGCCGATTTCGCGGCCCTGCCGGCCCGGGACGGCGGGTATGGGCTGGTGGTCTCCAATCCGCCCTATGTGAGCCAGGCGGAATACGGCGAGTGCTCCCGCGAAGTCCGGGACTTCGAGCCGCTGGCGGCGCTTGTGCCCGGGGAGACCGGGCTTGAGGCCGTGCCGGTGGTGGCCCAGGCGGCCTTTGACGCCCTGGCTCCGGGGGGCTGGCTCCTGGTCGAGATCGGCTGGAAGCAGGGCGGCGAGGCGGCGGACATCCTGGCCGCGAGCGGCTTTGCCGATGTGGCCGTGCGCCGCGATCTGGCCGGCTGCGACCGGGTGGTCGAGGGCCGTCGGCCGTAA
- a CDS encoding NRAMP family divalent metal transporter, which translates to MLQKLGPGLITGAADDDPSGIATYNQVGAAFGYGMLWTCVLTIPLMISIQIVSAQIGRVTGNGIAANIRGHFPPWLLRGLVGLLFMANTINIAADVGAMGAAVEMLGGGSWQHYAIGFGVVSLVLQVFVPFPRYAPFLKTLTLALFAYVGIAFVVEVPWGEVAYQVIVPSVPLTLAYAAGVVAVLGTTISPYLFFWQASQEVEEQRAEPGEEPLKEAPEQAPRNFARIKLDTYVGMVFSNLIAFFIMLTAAVTLNSHGVTNIQTSAQAAEALRPIAGDFAFWLFAAGMIGAGMLAVPTLAGSAAYAVAEAFKWKIGLGRELLRAKGFYMVLAVCTLLGVAINLAPVDPIQALFLSAVINGVIAVPIMAMIMLLSGRADVMGKFVVKRRLRVFGWLATGVMAVAVLVMFAGLAG; encoded by the coding sequence TTGCTGCAGAAGCTCGGGCCGGGGCTCATCACCGGCGCGGCGGACGACGATCCGAGCGGAATCGCCACCTACAACCAGGTCGGCGCCGCCTTCGGCTACGGCATGTTGTGGACCTGCGTCCTGACGATTCCGCTCATGATTTCCATCCAGATCGTGAGCGCGCAAATCGGCCGCGTCACGGGCAATGGCATCGCGGCCAACATCCGCGGCCATTTCCCCCCCTGGCTCCTCAGGGGCCTCGTGGGGCTGCTGTTTATGGCCAATACGATCAACATCGCGGCCGATGTCGGGGCCATGGGCGCGGCCGTGGAAATGCTCGGCGGCGGATCCTGGCAGCATTATGCCATCGGTTTCGGCGTCGTTTCCCTGGTGTTGCAGGTCTTCGTTCCGTTCCCCCGCTATGCCCCGTTTTTGAAAACCCTGACCCTGGCCCTGTTTGCCTATGTCGGCATTGCCTTTGTCGTCGAGGTGCCGTGGGGCGAGGTGGCCTATCAGGTCATCGTTCCTTCCGTTCCCCTGACGCTTGCCTATGCGGCCGGCGTGGTGGCGGTCCTTGGCACCACCATCAGCCCCTATCTGTTCTTTTGGCAGGCCTCCCAGGAAGTGGAGGAGCAGCGCGCCGAACCCGGAGAGGAACCGCTCAAGGAAGCCCCGGAGCAGGCCCCCCGCAATTTTGCCCGCATCAAGCTCGACACCTACGTGGGGATGGTCTTTTCCAATCTGATCGCCTTTTTCATCATGCTGACGGCGGCCGTGACCCTCAACAGCCACGGGGTGACGAACATCCAGACCTCGGCCCAGGCGGCGGAGGCGCTCCGTCCCATTGCCGGGGATTTCGCCTTCTGGCTCTTTGCCGCCGGCATGATCGGAGCGGGCATGCTGGCCGTGCCGACCCTGGCCGGCTCGGCCGCCTATGCCGTGGCCGAGGCCTTCAAGTGGAAGATCGGCCTTGGCCGCGAGCTGTTGCGGGCCAAGGGCTTCTACATGGTCCTGGCCGTATGCACGCTGCTTGGCGTGGCCATCAACCTGGCCCCCGTAGACCCGATCCAGGCGCTGTTTTTGAGCGCGGTCATAAACGGCGTCATTGCCGTGCCGATCATGGCCATGATCATGCTCCTCTCCGGGCGGGCCGATGTCATGGGCAAGTTCGTGGTCAAACGCCGTTTGCGGGTTTTCGGCTGGCTGGCCACGGGGGTGATGGCCGTGGCCGTACTGGTCATGTTCGCGGGATTGGCCGGGTAG